A stretch of the Vitis riparia cultivar Riparia Gloire de Montpellier isolate 1030 chromosome 13, EGFV_Vit.rip_1.0, whole genome shotgun sequence genome encodes the following:
- the LOC117927502 gene encoding spliceosome-associated protein 130 A, with protein MYLYSLTLQQATGIVCAINGNFSGGKSQEIVVARGKVLDLLRPDENGKIQTILSVEIFGAIRSLAQFRLTGSQKDYIVVGSDSGRIVILEYNKEKNVFDKIHQETFGKSGCRRIVPGQYLAIDPKGRAVMIGACEKQKLVYVLNRDTVARLTISSPLEAHKSHTIVYSITGVDCGFDNPIFAAIELDYSEADQDSTGQAASEAQKHLTFYELDLGLNHVSRKWSEQVDNGANMLVTVPGGGDGPSGVLVCAENFVIYKNQGHPDVRAVIPRRADLPAERGVLIVSAATHRQKSMFFFLLQTEYGDVFKVTLEHENDRISELKIKYFDTIPVTSSMCVLKSGFLFAASEFGNHGLYQFQAIGDDADVESSSASLMETEEGFQPVFFQPRGLKNLVRIDQVESLMPIMDMKVSNLFEEETPQIFALCGRGPRSSIRILRPGLAISEMAVSQLPGVPSAVWTVKKNVNDEFDAYIVVSFANATLVLSIGETVEEVSDSGFLDTTPSLAVSLIGDDSLMQVHPSGIRHIREDGRINEWRTPGKRTIVKVGSNRLQVVIALSGGELIYFEVDMTGQLMEVEKHEMSGDVACLDIAPVPEGRQRSRFLAVGSYDNTIRILSLDPDDCMQILSVQSVSSPPESLLFLEVQASVGGEDGADHPASLFLNAGLQNGVLFRTVVDMVTGQLSDARSRFLGLRAPKLFSVIVRGRRAMLCLSSRPWLGYIHQGHFLLTPLSYETLEFAASFSSDQCAEGVVAVAGDALRVFTIERLGETFNETVIPLRYTPRKFVLQPKRKLLVVIESDQGAFAAEEREAAKKECFEAAGMGENGNGNVEQMENGGDDEDKDDPLSDEQYGYPKAESDKWVSCIRILDPRTATTTCLLELQDNEAAFSICTVNFHDKEYGTLLAVGTAKSLQFWPKRSFDAGYIHIYRFLEDGKSLELLHKTQVEGVPLALCQFQGRLLAGIGSVLRLYDLGKRRLLRKCENKLFPNTIVSIHTYRDRIYVGDIQESFHYCKYRRDENQLYIFADDSVPRWLTASYHIDFDTMAGADKFGNIYFVRLPQDVSDEVEEDPTGGKIKWEQGKLNGAPNKVEEIVQFHVGDVVTCLQKASLIPGGGECIIYGTVMGSLGALLAFTSRDDVDFFSHLEMHMRQEHPPLCGRDHMAYRSAYFPVKDVIDGDLCEQFPTLPLDLQRKIADELDRTPGEILKKLEEVRNKII; from the exons ATGTATCTCTACAGTCTTACGCTACAGCAAGCCACAGGTATAGTTTGTGCGATTAATGGCAACTTCTCCGGTGGAAAGTCCCAAGAAATTGTTGTTGCCAGAGGCAAAGTTCTCGACCTTTTGCGCCCTGACGAAAACGGTAAGATCCAAACGATTCTCTCTGTTGAGATTTTTGGTGCCATTAGGTCTTTAGCTCAGTTTAGGCTAACCGGGTCTCAAAAGGACTATATCGTTGTTGGGTCTGATTCTGGTCGAATTGTAATTCTTGAATACAACAAAGAGAAGAACGTTTTCGATAAAATTCACCAAGAAACTTTCGGGAAATCGGGCTGTAGGCGAATTGTTCCGGGGCAGTATTTGGCAATAGACCCAAAGGGTCGTGCTGTTATGATTGGAGcttgtgagaaacaaaaacttGTTTATGTGTTGAATCGAGATACAGTGGCGAGGTTGACCATATCGTCGCCCTTGGAGGCTCATAAGTCGCATACTATAGTGTATTCGATTACTGGGGTTGATTGTGGTTTTGATAACCCAATATTTGCTGCAATTGAGTTGGATTACTCTGAGGCGGATCAGGATTCGACTGGACAGGCAGCAAGTGAGGCCCAGAAACACCTTACTTTTTATGAGCTTGATCTTGGGCTTAACCATGTGTCTAGGAAATGGTCGGAGCAGGTTGATAATGGAGCAAATATGCTTGTTACAGTTCCTGGGGGTGGGGATGGACCAAGTGGTGTTCTTGTGTGTGCTGAAAATTTTGTGATTTATAAGAACCAGGGTCACCCAGATGTACGAGCTGTCATACCTAGGCGGGCAGATTTACCTGCAGAACGTGGGGTGCTTATAGTTTCTGCTGCAACACATAGGCAGAAGTCGATGTTCTTCTTTCTTTTGCAGACAGAATATGGAGATGTTTTTAAGGTTACTCTGGAACATGAGAATGACCGCATCTCGGAGTTGAAGATTAAGTATTTTGATACAATCCCAGTTACATCTTCAATGTGTGTTCTGAAATCTGGGTTTTTATTTGCCGCATCAGAGTTTGGAAACCATGGCTTGTATCAATTTCAGGCGATAGGGGATGATGCTGATGTGGAATCTTCATCGGCTTCATTGATGGAAACAGAAGAGGGTTTCCAGCCTGTGTTTTTCCAGCCTAGAGGACTTAAGAACCTTGTTAGGATAGACCAAGTTGAGAGCTTGATGCCAATAATGGACATGAAAGTCTCAAATCTCTTCGAGGAAGAAACTCCTCAAATATTTGCACTTTGTGGGAGGGGTCCACGTTCATCTATACGGATTCTGAGGCCAGGTTTGGCCATCAGTGAGATGGCTGTCTCACAGCTTCCTGGTGTCCCAAGTGCAGTTTGGACAGTGAAAAAGAATGTCAATGATGAGTTTGATGCATATATTGTTGTTTCGTTTGCAAATGCTACTCTTGTGCTTTCAATTGGTGAAACAGTTGAAGAAGTAAGTGATAGTGGGTTTCTTGATACTACACCATCCCTTGCTGTTTCTTTGATAGGTGATGATTCCTTGATGCAAGTTCACCCTAGTGGTATCCGACATATAAGGGAAGATGGGCGTATTAATGAGTGGAGAACTCCTGGAAAGAGGACAATCGTTAAAGTTGGTTCCAATAGGCTTCAAGTGGTTATTGCCCTGAGTGGAGGGGAGCTTATATATTTTGAGGTGGATATGACTGGTCAGTTGATGGAGGTTGAGAAGCATGAAATGTCTGGAGATGTGGCTTGTTTGGACATTGCCCCGGTTCCTGAAGGAAGACAGAGATCTCGTTTTCTCGCAGTCGGATCATATGACAACACTATTCGTATCTTGTCTTTGGATCCTGATGACTGTATGCAGATTTTGAGTGTGCAAAGTGTTTCTTCTCCTCCAGaatctcttctctttcttgagGTTCAGGCATCAGTAGGTGGTGAGGATGGTGCTGATCACCCTGCTAGTCTTTTCCTTAATGCTGGTTTGCAGAATGGTGTTCTGTTCAGAACAGTGGTAGATATGGTGACAGGTCAGCTCTCTGATGCTCGTTCCCGATTCTTAGGACTGAGAGCCCCAAAGCTATTCTCTGTTATTGTGAGAGGCCGACGTGCAATGCTATGCTTGTCAAGCCGCCCTTGGCTTGGTTATATTCACCAAGGGCATTTTCTGTTGACACCACTTTCTTATGAGACACTTGAATTTGCTGCCTCATTTTCATCTGATCAGTGTGCTGAAGGTGTGGTTGCTGTTGCCGGGGATGCGCTGAGGGTCTTTACTATTGAAAGATTGGGTGAAACATTTAATGAAACTGTGATTCCTTTAAGGTATACACCGAGAAAGTTTGTTCTTCAACCCAAGCGAAAATTATTGGTAGTTATTGAGAGTGATCAAGGAGCATTTGCAGCAGAAGAGCGTGAAGCCGCTAAAAAGGAATGCTTTGAGGCTGCTGGAATGGGGGAGAACGGGAACGGTAATGTGGAGCAGATGGAGAATGGTGGTGACGATGAAGATAAGGATGATCCCCTCTCTGATGAGCAGTATGGTTATCCAAAGGCAGAGTCTGACAAGTGGGTTTCTTGCATCAGAATTCTTGATCCTAGGACAGCAACCACAACTTGTCTGCTGGAGCTTCAGGATAATGAGGCTGCATTTAGCATATGCACTGTGAATTTCCATGATAAAGAGTATGGAACTCTTTTAGCTGTCGGTACAGCAAAGTCACTGCAGTTTTGGCCCAAAAGATCTTTTGATGCGggttatattcatatttataggtttttggaAGATGGGAAATCCCTTGAATTATTGCACAAGACACAAGTGGAAGGTGTTCCTCTTGCTTTATGCCAGTTCCAGGGAAGATTACTTGCTGGAATAGGATCTGTGCTCAGATTATATGATTTGGGGAAAAGAAGATTGCTCAGGAAATGTGAGAATAAGCTGTTTCCAAATACAATAGTCTCTATTCACACTTATCGGGACAGAATTTATGTAGGCGACATTCAAGAG TCATTCCATTATTGCAAGTATAGACGGGATGAAAATCAACTGTATATATTTGCTGATGATAGTGTTCCAAGATGGCTGACAGCATCTTACCACATAGATTTTGACACCATGGCAGGAGCCGACAAGTTTGGGAATATCTATTTTGTGAGGTTGCCTCAAGATGTATCGGATGAGGTTGAAGAAGATCCCACTGGTGGGAAGATAAAGTGGGAGCAGGGGAAGCTGAATGGTGCTCCCAACAAGGTAGAGGAGATAGTACAGTTCCATGTTGGTGATGTGGTCACATGCTTGCAGAAGGCATCTCTAATACCAGGTGGTGGAGAGTGCATCATCTATGGGACAGTGATGGGGAGCTTAGGGGCGTTGCTTGCGTTCACCTCTCGGGATGATGTTGACTTCTTTTCTCACTTGGAGATGCATATGAGACAGGAACACCCACCTCTGTGTGGAAGAGATCACATGGCTTACAGATCTGCTTATTTTCCTGTTAAG GATGTGATTGATGGGGATCTATGTGAGCAGTTTCCTACACTGCCTCTGGATTTGCAGAGAAAAATTGCAGATGAATTGGACAGAACTCCAGGGGAGATACTGAAGAAACTTGAAGAAGTTCGAAATAAGATCATTTGA
- the LOC117927504 gene encoding caffeoylshikimate esterase-like, whose protein sequence is MAGEMRNHVKYEEEYILNSRGLKLFTCRWFPANQDPKALIFILHGYAMECSISMNDTGTRLAKAGYAVYGIDFEGHGKSSGLGGLISCFDDIVSDCANYFSTICEHKDNIGKMRYLYGESMGGAIALNLDRQTPDYWDGAVLVAPMCKIADDMKPNPAVITVLTMLCKVIPTWKMIPTEDVVEMAFKEPEKRAEIRSNPYCYKGRIRLKTGQELLRVSLDLEKNLHKIQMPFLVVHGGDDKVTDPSTSKQLYETAASADKTFKLYPGMWHGLTSGEPPENIDTVFSDIINWLDERSAIGNSRLEKERKSRNDGFISSKKKMVS, encoded by the exons ATG GCGGGCGAAATGAGAAATCATGTGAAGTATGAAGAG GAATATATATTGAATTCTCGAGGACTGAAGCTCTTCACATGCAGATGGTTTCCTGCAAACCAAGATCCGAAAGCCTTGATCTTCATCCTCCATGGTTATGCCATGGAGTGCAGCATCTCCATGAATG ATACTGGAACGAGGCTGGCAAAGGCAGGATATGCAGTTTACGGGATTGACTTTGAAGGCCATGGAAAATCATCTGGGCTTGGTGGCCTCATTTCCTGCTTTGATGATATAGTTAGTGACTGTGCTAATTATTTCTCAACCATTTGTG AACACAAAGATAACATAGGGAAGATGAGATATCTGTATGGAGAATCAATGGGAGGAGCAATAGCTCTGAACTTGGATAGACAAACACCAGATTATTGGGATGGCGCAGTCTTGGTTGCACCCATGTGCAAG ATTGCAGATGATATGAAGCCAAATCCAGCGGTGATCACTGTTCTAACCATGTTGTGCAAGGTCATTCCAACCTGGAAAATGATCCCCACAGAAGATGTGgtagaaatggccttcaaagAACCAGAAAAAAGAGCAGAG ATACGGTCCAATCCATACTGCTACAAGGGACGAATTCGCTTGAAGACAGGCCAAGAACTTTTAAGAGTCAGCTTAGACTTGGAAAAGAATCTCCACAAG ATACAAATGCCTTTTCTAGTTGTTCATGGGGGAGACGACAAGGTGACGGATCCATCAACCAGCAAGCAGTTATATGAAACAGCCGCCAGCGCTGACAAGACCTTCAAGCTATATCCCGGGATGTGGCACGGCCTGACTTCTGGTGAGCCGCCTGAGAATATAGACACGGTGTTTTCGGATATTATCAACTGGTTGGATGAGAGGTCCGCCATAGGAAACTCAAGGTTGGAGAAGGAGAGAAAATCTAGGAATGATGGTTTCATCTCCAGCAAGAAGAAGATGGTTTCCTAA